The Faecalibacter bovis genome includes the window AAAGATTAAAAACCTGTCGGTATTGGGAGGGAAGTGTCTGAATGACTGAGAGTATTTCGTCATATTCATAATCAAATTCGTCATTATCTTCATCAGATGATAAATCAGGGATTTGATCAATTTCATTGTTACTAAAATTATGATTTTTGCGGTATTTATCAAGTGAAAGATTAACCATAATTTTCTTCATCCAACCCTCGAAAGAACCTTCAAAATTGTATTGATCGATCTTATTAAAAATTAAAATGAAACCCTCCTGAAAAGTATCCTGCGCGTCTTCGTAATTATCTGCATATCGTAGACA containing:
- a CDS encoding RNA polymerase sigma factor; its protein translation is MGNPIEKIVLLCKKKDRKGQELLYQQFSPILFSICLRYADNYEDAQDTFQEGFILIFNKIDQYNFEGSFEGWMKKIMVNLSLDKYRKNHNFSNNEIDQIPDLSSDEDNDEFDYEYDEILSVIQTLPSQYRQVFNLYVIEDYSHQEIADLLQISVGTSKSNLSRARSFLKQKLHQLKSQVNNEQVRSSY